Proteins encoded by one window of Mycolicibacterium sp. ND9-15:
- a CDS encoding cytochrome P450 yields the protein MSDLASVDYFSDHAISQDPYDYWDHLREQGPVFREPNYGVVAVTGYQEVVAAFKDHDSFSAVNAIGGPFPPLPFVPEGDDISEQIEAHRHLFPIHEHMVVMDPPAHERARSLLTKLLTPRRLKENEDYMWQLVDRQIDQIMANERCEFLSEYAKPFATSAIIDLLGVPEEDRSEFLAALGAERPDGSRVGALDGAPVGLDPLQYLDDKFAGYLAERRREPRADVLSGMAAAVYPDGSTPELIEVVKPATFLFAAGQETVTKLLSAAVQTLGDRPDFQQMLRRSPERIPAFIEESLRMHSPTKVDFRLVRKSTRLGGVPLKAGTVVMLCLGAANRDPRKFDDPHEFRPDRKNVREHIAFGRGIHSCAGAPLARVEGRITVQRLLERMRDIRISESVHGPAAERRYSYEPTFLLRGLTELHIEFTPAM from the coding sequence ATGAGCGATCTCGCCTCGGTGGACTACTTCTCCGACCATGCGATCAGTCAGGACCCCTACGACTACTGGGATCACCTGCGCGAGCAGGGCCCGGTGTTCCGGGAACCGAATTACGGCGTCGTCGCCGTCACGGGCTACCAGGAAGTGGTGGCGGCGTTCAAGGATCATGATTCGTTCTCGGCGGTCAACGCGATCGGCGGACCGTTCCCGCCGCTGCCGTTCGTCCCGGAAGGCGACGACATCTCCGAGCAGATCGAGGCGCATCGTCATCTGTTTCCCATCCACGAGCACATGGTCGTGATGGACCCGCCGGCCCACGAACGGGCCCGGTCGCTGCTGACCAAGCTCCTGACGCCGCGGCGGCTGAAGGAGAACGAGGACTACATGTGGCAGCTGGTCGACCGCCAGATCGACCAGATCATGGCCAACGAGCGGTGCGAGTTCCTGTCGGAGTACGCCAAACCCTTCGCCACTTCGGCGATCATCGACCTCCTCGGCGTTCCTGAGGAGGATCGATCCGAGTTCCTGGCAGCGCTCGGTGCCGAACGTCCGGACGGCAGTCGCGTGGGCGCTCTCGACGGTGCACCGGTGGGTCTGGACCCACTGCAGTACCTCGACGACAAGTTCGCCGGTTATCTCGCTGAGCGTCGTCGTGAACCGCGCGCAGACGTGCTGTCGGGAATGGCGGCCGCGGTGTATCCCGACGGCTCCACGCCGGAGTTGATCGAGGTCGTCAAGCCGGCGACCTTCCTGTTCGCCGCGGGTCAGGAAACCGTCACCAAGCTGCTCAGCGCCGCGGTGCAGACCCTCGGCGACCGACCGGACTTCCAGCAGATGCTGCGGCGCAGCCCGGAGCGGATTCCGGCGTTCATCGAGGAGTCGCTGCGAATGCACTCGCCGACCAAGGTCGACTTCCGCCTGGTGCGCAAGAGCACCAGGCTCGGCGGGGTGCCGTTGAAGGCCGGAACGGTCGTGATGCTGTGTCTGGGCGCGGCCAACCGCGACCCGCGCAAATTCGACGATCCGCACGAGTTCCGGCCCGACCGCAAGAACGTGCGCGAGCACATTGCGTTCGGCCGCGGCATCCACTCCTGTGCGGGCGCGCCGCTGGCCCGGGTGGAGGGCCGAATCACCGTGCAGCGGTTGCTCGAGCGCATGCGTGACATCCGGATCAGCGAGTCGGTGCACGGTCCGGCGGCCGAGCGCCGCTATTCCTACGAGCCGACCTTCCTGCTGCGCGGCTTGACCGAACTGCACATCGAATTCACCCCTGCCATGTAG
- a CDS encoding TetR/AcrR family transcriptional regulator — protein sequence MSATESVGPSARPYATLLAKGEDRRHRILSVAERLLARNGWRNTALAQIAKEAGVTPAGLLHHFESKEQLLNAVLDTRDADDAIHADYRSGDLVTELGRVPERFDRAPELVGTFTVLLVENIAPEAPLHDRLVKRYRDAVDIITAIIERGQESGKYRPDVDAAGKAVEILAFTYGMETLWLLDRSIQLAEVFKGYAESLGRELAPRSST from the coding sequence GTGTCCGCCACAGAGTCCGTGGGGCCGTCCGCGCGGCCGTATGCCACGCTCCTCGCCAAGGGCGAGGACCGCAGGCACCGCATTCTTTCGGTGGCCGAACGCCTGCTCGCGCGTAACGGGTGGCGCAACACCGCACTGGCCCAGATCGCGAAGGAAGCCGGGGTCACGCCCGCGGGCCTGCTGCACCACTTCGAGTCAAAGGAGCAGCTGCTCAACGCGGTGCTCGACACCCGCGACGCCGATGATGCGATTCACGCCGACTACCGATCCGGCGACCTCGTCACCGAGCTCGGCCGGGTGCCCGAACGTTTCGACCGCGCGCCCGAACTGGTCGGAACATTCACCGTGCTGCTGGTGGAGAACATCGCGCCCGAGGCACCTCTGCACGATCGTCTCGTCAAGCGTTACCGCGACGCGGTGGACATCATCACCGCGATCATCGAGCGCGGTCAGGAAAGCGGAAAGTACCGCCCAGACGTCGACGCGGCCGGCAAGGCCGTGGAAATCCTCGCCTTCACCTACGGAATGGAGACCTTATGGTTGCTCGACCGATCGATTCAATTGGCCGAGGTGTTCAAGGGGTACGCCGAGTCGCTGGGGCGCGAGCTGGCGCCTCGGAGCTCGACATGA
- a CDS encoding phosphotransferase family protein, whose amino-acid sequence MDAAELPGQGEPLQTRFLSGGTQNVIYELRRGEHSCVLRMPPPGAPPDRDKGILREWRIIEALDDTDVPHTEAVAVCDDAAVLGRPFYLMGFVDGWSPMDLADRRWPEPFDSDFCARGELAYQLAEGIALLSKVDWKAKGLYDLGRPDGFHERQVDRWIAFFERIRGREIDGLDAATDWLRAHRPLDFVPGLMHGDYQFANVMYRHGAPARLAAIVDWEMGTVGDPKLDLGWMVQSWPENTAAPAPSEMGYVDMRGMPSRAEVVDHYAKVSGRQVDDLDYYLVLAKWKLAIVLEQGFQRAGDNEKLLAYGPVIVELMRSAAELAENSDYR is encoded by the coding sequence ATGGACGCGGCGGAACTGCCCGGCCAGGGTGAACCGCTGCAGACCCGGTTCCTCTCCGGCGGTACCCAGAACGTCATCTACGAGCTGCGCCGCGGTGAGCACAGCTGTGTCCTACGGATGCCCCCGCCCGGCGCGCCGCCCGACCGCGATAAGGGCATTCTGCGGGAGTGGCGCATCATCGAAGCGCTCGACGACACGGACGTACCGCACACCGAGGCGGTCGCGGTGTGTGATGACGCCGCGGTACTCGGCCGGCCGTTCTACCTCATGGGGTTCGTCGACGGTTGGTCGCCGATGGATCTCGCGGACCGGCGGTGGCCGGAGCCGTTCGACTCTGATTTCTGCGCGCGCGGCGAACTGGCGTATCAGCTCGCCGAGGGCATCGCGCTGCTGTCGAAGGTCGACTGGAAGGCCAAGGGACTGTACGACCTCGGCCGGCCCGACGGTTTTCACGAACGGCAGGTCGACCGGTGGATCGCGTTCTTCGAGCGCATCAGGGGTCGCGAGATCGACGGCCTCGACGCCGCCACCGACTGGCTACGTGCGCACCGGCCCCTGGACTTCGTTCCCGGGCTGATGCACGGCGACTACCAGTTCGCGAACGTGATGTACCGGCACGGGGCTCCCGCGCGGCTGGCGGCGATCGTCGACTGGGAGATGGGCACGGTCGGCGACCCGAAGCTGGACCTCGGCTGGATGGTGCAGAGCTGGCCCGAGAACACCGCCGCGCCGGCGCCGTCCGAGATGGGCTACGTCGACATGCGCGGAATGCCTTCGCGCGCAGAGGTCGTCGACCACTACGCCAAGGTGTCCGGGCGCCAGGTCGATGACCTCGACTACTACCTGGTGCTGGCCAAGTGGAAGCTGGCGATCGTGCTCGAGCAGGGTTTCCAGCGCGCGGGCGACAACGAAAAACTGCTCGCCTACGGACCGGTCATCGTCGAGTTGATGCGCTCGGCCGCCGAGCTGGCCGAAAACAGCGACTATCGCTGA
- a CDS encoding acyl-CoA dehydrogenase family protein: MAWDFETDPEYQQVLDWADEFVREEIEPLDLAFPDQQFVPLDGKRRKAIDPLKEEVRRRGLWATHLGPELGGQGYGQLKLALLNEILGRSQWAPIVFGCQAPDTGNAEIIAHYGTEAQKERYLRPLLEGEIFSCYSMTEPHAGADPTLFNTTAVRDGDDWVINGWKFFSSNARTAAFLIVMVVTNPEVSAYQGMSMFLVPSDTPGVNIVRNVGLHGERDDEGSHALIHYDNVRVPADALLGGEGQAFVIAQTRLGGGRIHHAMRTIGLSRKALDMMCERALSRETQGSRLSEKQFVQGYIADSYAQLLQFRLMVLYTAWEIDKYNDYKKVRKDIAAVKVVMPTVLHDIAWRAMQVHGALGVTNEMPFLEMVTGAAVMGLADGPTEVHKTTVAKQVLRDYEPSTDTWPSEWIPAKRDKARAKFAQYLESEVGNL; encoded by the coding sequence ATGGCGTGGGATTTCGAAACCGACCCCGAGTACCAGCAGGTGCTCGACTGGGCCGACGAGTTCGTCCGCGAGGAGATCGAGCCGCTTGATCTGGCGTTTCCCGATCAGCAGTTCGTGCCGCTCGACGGCAAGCGACGCAAGGCGATCGACCCGCTCAAGGAGGAAGTTCGCCGCCGCGGGCTATGGGCCACCCATCTCGGACCCGAACTGGGCGGGCAGGGTTACGGTCAACTCAAACTCGCGTTGCTCAACGAGATCCTGGGGCGCTCACAGTGGGCGCCGATCGTGTTCGGTTGTCAGGCCCCCGACACCGGCAACGCCGAGATCATCGCCCACTACGGCACCGAGGCCCAGAAGGAGAGATACCTACGGCCGCTGCTCGAGGGCGAGATCTTCTCCTGCTATTCGATGACCGAACCGCATGCCGGTGCCGATCCGACGCTGTTCAACACGACGGCGGTGCGCGACGGCGACGACTGGGTGATCAACGGCTGGAAGTTCTTCTCCTCCAATGCCAGAACAGCGGCGTTTCTGATCGTCATGGTGGTCACCAATCCCGAGGTGAGCGCGTATCAGGGCATGTCGATGTTCCTGGTGCCGAGTGACACTCCCGGCGTCAACATCGTCCGCAACGTCGGACTGCACGGTGAGCGTGACGACGAGGGCTCCCACGCCCTGATCCACTACGACAACGTGCGGGTGCCCGCCGACGCGTTGCTCGGTGGCGAAGGGCAGGCGTTCGTCATCGCGCAGACCCGACTCGGCGGTGGCCGGATCCACCACGCAATGCGCACGATCGGGCTCTCGCGCAAGGCACTCGACATGATGTGCGAACGGGCGCTGAGCCGGGAGACGCAGGGCAGCCGACTCTCCGAAAAGCAGTTCGTCCAGGGCTATATCGCCGACTCGTATGCACAGCTGTTGCAGTTCCGGCTGATGGTGCTCTACACGGCGTGGGAGATCGACAAGTACAACGACTACAAGAAGGTCCGCAAGGACATCGCCGCTGTCAAGGTGGTCATGCCGACCGTCCTGCACGACATCGCATGGCGCGCAATGCAAGTGCACGGTGCACTCGGCGTCACCAACGAGATGCCGTTCCTGGAGATGGTCACCGGGGCGGCCGTGATGGGTCTGGCCGACGGCCCGACGGAGGTGCATAAGACGACGGTGGCCAAGCAGGTGCTGCGCGACTACGAACCCAGTACCGACACGTGGCCGAGTGAGTGGATACCGGCCAAGCGGGACAAGGCGCGGGCCAAGTTCGCGCAGTATCTCGAAAGCGAAGTTGGCAACCTGTGA
- a CDS encoding TetR/AcrR family transcriptional regulator, translated as MQAAMALWRTQGYAKTTVADICRAAGVSRGLFYFYFPAKEDILFEVGLLSTRAAQNKVRALLRNDYDVEAVIGEALRSLERSMARNPPELIIQTILEGYRHEHRILAGETVDETVDADMFGDLFARAQQDGKLGAHVDVGHLSHLAGMHVSEGVRHWAGGSFGDRSFADVVTDDIAALITGFNARCPQPPTRPSSRSDKT; from the coding sequence GTGCAGGCGGCGATGGCGTTGTGGCGCACGCAGGGGTACGCGAAGACGACGGTCGCAGACATCTGCCGGGCCGCGGGCGTGTCGAGGGGACTGTTCTACTTTTACTTCCCGGCCAAGGAGGACATCCTCTTCGAGGTCGGCCTGCTGTCGACGCGTGCGGCGCAGAACAAGGTTCGGGCGCTGCTGCGCAACGACTATGACGTCGAAGCCGTCATCGGCGAGGCGTTGCGCAGCCTCGAACGGTCGATGGCGCGTAACCCACCGGAGTTGATCATCCAGACGATCCTTGAGGGGTACCGGCATGAACACCGGATCCTGGCCGGCGAGACGGTCGACGAAACCGTCGATGCGGACATGTTCGGGGATTTGTTCGCCCGTGCCCAGCAGGATGGAAAGCTCGGCGCGCATGTCGACGTCGGCCACCTGTCGCATCTGGCCGGTATGCACGTCAGCGAAGGTGTCCGGCATTGGGCCGGCGGCAGTTTCGGTGACCGGTCTTTCGCCGATGTCGTCACCGACGACATCGCGGCGTTGATTACCGGGTTCAACGCGAGGTGCCCGCAACCGCCGACAAGGCCGTCGTCACGGTCAGACAAGACCTGA
- a CDS encoding LLM class F420-dependent oxidoreductase, with translation MRIGLMVGSDKERPRADRLSGLIDDGKTAEEEGFASFWIPQVPGYLDAMTAVALLGAATDRIEIGTAVVPIQTRHPLIMAQQALTTQIACGGRFALGIGPSHHWIVSDQLGLPYDKPARLVRDYLEVLDAAFDGPGSLAVDNDTYRVHSPVDVTDAFTVPVLVAALGPAMLRTAGERTEGTILWMADERAIGDYVVPRITAAAKHAGREGVRVVAGVPVALCADDEVDDARAYASEVLGHADFSPNYVRLLEHGDAEDVGDTMAAGDETTVATRLRRYRDVGVTDLAARVVALGQDAAQRQASRQRTQEFVASLASEFASRR, from the coding sequence ATGCGTATCGGTTTGATGGTCGGCTCCGACAAGGAGCGCCCCCGAGCAGATCGGCTCAGCGGCCTGATCGACGACGGAAAGACCGCGGAGGAAGAGGGTTTCGCGTCGTTCTGGATACCGCAGGTGCCCGGCTACCTCGACGCGATGACCGCGGTAGCGCTGCTTGGTGCTGCCACCGACCGCATCGAGATCGGAACGGCTGTGGTGCCGATCCAGACCCGCCATCCGCTCATCATGGCGCAGCAGGCGCTGACCACGCAGATCGCTTGCGGCGGCCGGTTCGCTCTCGGGATCGGCCCGTCACACCACTGGATCGTCTCCGACCAACTGGGCCTGCCCTATGACAAACCCGCACGGCTCGTGCGCGACTACCTCGAGGTGCTCGACGCGGCGTTCGACGGTCCCGGCTCGCTGGCCGTCGACAACGACACCTATCGTGTGCACAGTCCTGTCGACGTCACCGATGCTTTCACCGTTCCGGTGTTGGTGGCCGCCCTCGGCCCGGCGATGCTGCGGACCGCCGGCGAGCGGACCGAAGGGACCATCCTGTGGATGGCCGACGAACGAGCGATCGGCGACTACGTGGTCCCCCGTATCACGGCCGCGGCGAAACACGCAGGGCGCGAGGGTGTTCGCGTCGTCGCCGGAGTTCCAGTCGCCCTCTGCGCCGACGACGAGGTCGACGATGCGCGCGCCTATGCCAGTGAGGTGCTGGGCCACGCCGACTTCTCCCCCAACTACGTGCGCCTGCTCGAGCACGGCGACGCCGAGGACGTGGGTGACACGATGGCCGCGGGTGACGAAACAACCGTCGCGACGCGGCTGCGCCGTTACCGAGACGTCGGTGTCACCGATCTCGCCGCGCGTGTGGTGGCACTCGGGCAGGATGCAGCGCAGCGCCAGGCCTCGCGCCAACGCACTCAGGAGTTCGTCGCATCGCTGGCGTCGGAATTCGCCTCGCGGCGCTGA
- a CDS encoding NAD-dependent epimerase/dehydratase family protein: protein MLDGEKVLITGATGKIAFPIAAALARDNEVWGAARLREQADRDRLTDAGVVPVALDISTGDFSALPGDFTYVFHAAVDPGWGEWTRCVETNAQRSGDLLYHCRTAKGFVFCSTGSIYGYQGQRPLTESDPPGVPLRANYSFSKVAAEAVCTWIARQYQIPLTIIRICSTYGPQGGAPADRLDAILARRPIRLHPDRPNNYNPVYEDDYVALGIRAMEVADTPPVTVNWAGSETVSVEEYCAYMGELVGVEPIFEYTSEAHTPLWPDVTHMHDVLGHTTVGWRDGFRRMIEARHPELELYQPDSQ from the coding sequence ATGCTCGACGGCGAGAAGGTCCTCATCACCGGGGCCACAGGCAAGATCGCGTTTCCGATAGCGGCAGCCCTGGCGCGGGACAACGAGGTGTGGGGCGCTGCGCGCCTGCGCGAACAGGCGGACCGGGACCGCCTCACCGACGCGGGTGTCGTCCCCGTCGCACTCGACATCAGCACCGGCGACTTCTCGGCGCTGCCCGGCGATTTCACCTACGTTTTCCACGCCGCGGTCGACCCAGGCTGGGGTGAGTGGACGCGATGCGTCGAGACCAATGCGCAGCGTTCGGGCGACCTGCTCTACCACTGCCGCACTGCGAAGGGCTTCGTCTTCTGTTCGACCGGATCGATCTACGGCTATCAGGGTCAGCGGCCGCTGACCGAATCCGATCCGCCCGGCGTGCCGCTGCGAGCGAACTACAGCTTCTCCAAGGTCGCCGCCGAGGCGGTCTGCACCTGGATCGCCCGGCAGTACCAAATCCCGCTGACGATCATCAGGATCTGTTCCACCTACGGGCCGCAAGGCGGCGCTCCCGCCGACCGCCTCGATGCGATTCTGGCGCGCCGGCCGATTCGGTTGCACCCGGACCGGCCCAACAACTACAACCCGGTCTACGAAGACGACTACGTCGCGTTGGGTATCAGGGCGATGGAGGTCGCCGACACCCCGCCGGTCACGGTGAACTGGGCGGGCAGTGAGACCGTCAGCGTCGAGGAGTACTGCGCCTACATGGGTGAACTCGTCGGGGTGGAGCCGATTTTCGAGTACACGTCCGAGGCCCATACGCCCCTGTGGCCCGACGTCACCCACATGCACGACGTGCTGGGCCACACCACCGTCGGCTGGCGCGACGGCTTCCGCCGGATGATCGAGGCGCGCCACCCCGAACTCGAGTTGTACCAACCCGATTCGCAGTAG
- a CDS encoding acyl-CoA dehydrogenase family protein, with amino-acid sequence MHLTFDAEVEAFRAEFVSFLDEHLPAEAEAAAERSRSTSHVPQWARRWQRLQFDHGWLLPGNPPEFGGRNAGILEQFVHRQELARRRIYHAFNPQGVGIIAASLLTFGTDEQKRRWAVPILRADMTASLGMSEPGAGSDLAGLATRAVREGDQFVVNGQKVWTSGAHDADVILTFVRTDPDAPKHKGISALLIPTDLPGVERRPFASVYNRDDLDFNEVFFSDVRVPAENLVGPLHEGWRVANGSLGHERTMMWMAFANRLEQLLADFRPVGGVNRDRYATVAMDYQALRLLGSAALGQAARGERDIPGVSVLKLFGSEAEQKALGYALDAAGADGLRSPGLTAPYNPYSPGLFTADWFTRYISSYAGTISGGASEIQRNIIAQRVLGLPAR; translated from the coding sequence GTGCACCTCACCTTCGACGCCGAGGTGGAGGCGTTCCGCGCGGAGTTCGTCAGCTTCCTCGACGAGCATCTGCCAGCCGAGGCCGAGGCGGCCGCCGAGCGCTCGCGTTCGACCTCGCATGTGCCGCAGTGGGCACGCCGCTGGCAGCGGCTGCAGTTCGACCACGGTTGGCTCCTGCCGGGCAATCCGCCGGAGTTCGGCGGCCGCAACGCGGGCATCCTCGAACAGTTCGTCCACCGGCAGGAGTTGGCGCGCCGCCGGATCTACCACGCGTTCAACCCGCAGGGCGTTGGCATCATCGCCGCATCGCTGCTGACGTTCGGCACCGACGAGCAAAAGCGGCGGTGGGCGGTACCGATCCTGCGCGCCGACATGACCGCGTCGCTGGGCATGAGCGAACCAGGCGCGGGTTCGGACCTGGCGGGGCTGGCCACACGTGCGGTGCGCGAGGGCGATCAGTTCGTCGTCAACGGCCAGAAGGTGTGGACTTCGGGCGCACATGACGCCGACGTCATCTTGACTTTCGTGCGCACCGACCCGGATGCGCCCAAGCACAAGGGAATCAGCGCGCTGCTGATCCCGACCGACCTGCCCGGGGTGGAGCGCCGCCCGTTCGCCTCGGTGTACAACCGCGACGACCTCGATTTCAACGAGGTGTTCTTCAGCGATGTGCGTGTGCCCGCCGAAAACCTCGTCGGACCACTGCACGAAGGGTGGCGGGTGGCCAACGGCTCGCTGGGCCACGAACGCACGATGATGTGGATGGCGTTCGCGAACCGGCTCGAACAACTGTTGGCCGACTTCCGCCCGGTGGGCGGCGTGAACCGGGACCGCTATGCGACGGTCGCGATGGATTATCAGGCGCTGCGCCTACTTGGTTCTGCCGCGCTGGGACAAGCCGCGCGCGGCGAGCGTGACATCCCCGGCGTGTCGGTGCTCAAGCTGTTCGGTTCGGAGGCCGAGCAGAAGGCGCTGGGCTATGCCCTCGATGCCGCCGGCGCAGACGGCTTGCGCAGCCCGGGCCTGACTGCGCCATACAACCCGTACAGCCCAGGGCTTTTCACCGCCGACTGGTTCACTCGCTACATCAGCAGCTACGCCGGGACCATCTCCGGCGGCGCTTCGGAGATCCAGCGCAACATCATCGCCCAGCGGGTGCTGGGTCTGCCGGCGCGGTGA
- a CDS encoding IS481 family transposase — protein MAQKVTAMDIRMASALAGQVDNVAQFCRDSAISRQTYYKFRKRFRDGGIEGLQDRSRRPLTSPGQTPVEVEDLIVLRRKQLIEDGRDHGAQSIVWSLQREGIAVPSVSTVWQILTRRGAIVPQPQKRPKSATKRFCFDRPNECWQSDWTGWTLADGSAVGIAGSLDDHSRYVVGLRAGAGDADAELVWEVMLAGIDECGIPSMSLSDNGIVYTGRFHAHESAFEVNLRALGVRTINSTPFHPQTCGKIERFWQTLKKWLSARDPAATVEELNALLEQFRTYYNHQRPHRALRGATPAEAFSATVMARPAERPLPAPVFVSRRTVGEKSGHVFVAPYKVNVGLRWAGHDCDVIRDGEHITIFSGNRLVRTLTADPTRNYQSIDKTTRTYRTREPKPAS, from the coding sequence ATGGCTCAGAAGGTGACGGCGATGGACATTCGGATGGCTTCGGCGTTGGCCGGCCAGGTCGACAACGTGGCGCAGTTCTGCCGGGACAGCGCGATCAGTCGACAGACGTATTACAAGTTCCGCAAGCGTTTCCGTGACGGTGGGATCGAGGGTCTGCAGGATCGGTCGCGGCGTCCGCTGACTTCGCCGGGGCAGACCCCGGTCGAGGTGGAAGACCTGATCGTGTTGCGGCGTAAGCAGTTGATCGAGGATGGCCGCGATCACGGTGCACAGTCGATCGTGTGGTCGTTGCAGCGCGAGGGTATCGCGGTGCCGTCAGTGTCGACGGTGTGGCAGATCTTGACCCGTCGCGGGGCGATCGTCCCGCAGCCACAGAAGCGGCCGAAGTCGGCGACCAAACGGTTTTGCTTCGATCGGCCCAACGAGTGTTGGCAGTCCGATTGGACCGGATGGACGCTGGCCGACGGCAGCGCGGTGGGCATCGCGGGCAGTCTCGACGACCACTCCCGGTATGTGGTGGGTTTGCGCGCGGGCGCCGGTGACGCGGACGCCGAGCTTGTCTGGGAGGTGATGCTGGCAGGCATCGACGAGTGCGGGATACCATCGATGTCGTTGTCGGACAACGGAATCGTCTACACTGGCCGGTTCCACGCGCATGAATCAGCTTTCGAGGTCAATCTGCGCGCTCTCGGGGTGCGGACCATCAACTCGACGCCGTTTCACCCGCAGACCTGCGGCAAGATCGAGCGGTTCTGGCAGACGCTGAAGAAGTGGCTGTCTGCCCGCGATCCGGCGGCTACTGTCGAGGAACTCAACGCCCTGCTCGAGCAGTTCCGCACCTATTACAACCACCAACGGCCGCACCGCGCGCTACGTGGCGCCACCCCGGCCGAGGCATTCAGCGCCACCGTCATGGCCCGCCCCGCCGAGCGTCCACTGCCCGCACCGGTGTTCGTCAGCCGCCGCACCGTCGGAGAGAAGTCGGGACACGTGTTCGTCGCGCCCTACAAGGTCAACGTCGGGCTGCGCTGGGCCGGCCACGACTGCGATGTCATCCGCGACGGCGAGCACATCACCATCTTCAGCGGCAACCGACTCGTGCGCACTCTCACTGCCGATCCCACACGCAACTACCAGTCCATCGACAAGACCACCCGCACCTATCGCACCCGCGAGCCCAAACCGGCATCATGA
- a CDS encoding aromatic ring-hydroxylating oxygenase subunit alpha yields the protein MARFPKPPEGSWTEHYPELGTEPVSYEDSISPEFYEKERKAVFKRAWLNVGRVEQIPRKGSYFTKEIKVAKTSIIVVRTTSGDVKAYHNICRHRGNKLVWNDMPLEETSGVCRQFTCKYHAWRYDLDGNLTFVQQEGEFFDLDKSRYGLVPVHCDVWAGFIFVNFAKQPEQSLRDFLGPMILDLEGYPFDKLTSRFYYRSEVKANWKLYMDAFQEFYHAPVLHANQSPTAYSKAAAEAGFEAPHYRIEGPHRLVSTSGIRAWEMADEMRKPIEDICQSGLFGPWDKPDLGEMPPGLNPARCDPWGLDSFQLFPNFVILFWGQGWYLTYHYWPTSHNTHIFEGTVYFPKARTPRERIAQELAAVSFKEYGLQDANTLEATQSMVESQVIDEFLLCDQEVLIRHLHKETAAWIDEFEQKTAGV from the coding sequence ATGGCACGTTTTCCCAAACCGCCCGAAGGCAGTTGGACTGAGCACTACCCGGAGTTGGGAACCGAGCCGGTCTCCTATGAGGACTCGATCAGCCCGGAGTTCTACGAAAAGGAACGCAAGGCCGTCTTCAAGCGCGCCTGGCTCAATGTCGGCCGCGTGGAACAGATTCCGCGTAAAGGCAGCTACTTCACCAAGGAGATCAAGGTCGCCAAGACGTCGATCATCGTCGTGCGCACGACAAGTGGCGACGTCAAGGCGTATCACAACATCTGCCGGCACCGCGGCAACAAGTTGGTGTGGAACGACATGCCGCTCGAGGAGACCAGCGGCGTGTGCCGGCAGTTCACCTGCAAGTACCACGCATGGCGCTACGACCTGGACGGCAACCTGACCTTCGTGCAGCAGGAGGGGGAATTCTTTGACCTGGACAAGAGCCGCTACGGGCTGGTGCCCGTCCACTGCGACGTCTGGGCGGGCTTCATCTTCGTCAACTTCGCCAAGCAGCCCGAGCAATCGCTGCGGGACTTCCTGGGCCCGATGATCCTCGACCTCGAGGGCTATCCGTTCGACAAGTTGACCTCGCGGTTCTATTACCGCTCGGAGGTGAAGGCCAACTGGAAGCTCTACATGGACGCGTTCCAGGAGTTCTACCACGCTCCTGTGCTGCACGCGAACCAGTCGCCGACCGCCTATTCGAAGGCCGCCGCCGAAGCGGGTTTCGAGGCGCCGCATTACCGGATCGAGGGGCCGCACCGGCTCGTCAGCACGTCGGGTATCCGGGCCTGGGAGATGGCCGACGAGATGCGCAAACCGATCGAGGACATCTGCCAGAGCGGTCTTTTCGGCCCGTGGGACAAACCGGATCTCGGGGAGATGCCCCCCGGACTCAACCCGGCGAGATGCGATCCGTGGGGGCTGGACTCGTTCCAGCTGTTCCCCAACTTCGTGATCCTGTTCTGGGGGCAGGGCTGGTACCTGACCTACCATTACTGGCCCACGTCGCACAACACGCACATCTTCGAGGGCACGGTGTACTTCCCGAAAGCGCGGACGCCGCGTGAGCGCATCGCCCAGGAACTGGCCGCGGTGTCGTTCAAGGAGTACGGACTCCAGGACGCGAACACCCTGGAGGCGACGCAGAGCATGGTCGAGTCACAGGTCATCGACGAGTTCCTGCTGTGCGACCAGGAGGTGCTGATCCGCCACCTGCACAAGGAGACCGCTGCCTGGATCGACGAGTTCGAGCAGAAGACGGCGGGGGTGTGA